A single Armatimonadota bacterium DNA region contains:
- a CDS encoding c-type cytochrome, giving the protein MKQPLTDVYGSSSCVGCHGMTAMGGLGPPLAQTKLKEVEFLATVRKGRGMMPGTSLAQMDDGKARSVYQEVRTRAWDETQIPIAFKVGALLSTRNVGHLFLAAGIVSLLLSLWVLRYWLKLAQLRDLKPALARLGYGRVTAVFLRSLVVDGLFVSSLWASSKKRWAMHGLMLYGFLGLGLADILMQVNDPARAKLPLDHPVKILAVVCGAAVITGVLYVMVRYRTDKFIDNGVTLGRDFLFVNLLLHSVFSGFLTVVLGRTGAFTWVMPVYIYHLLTVLTLIVSMPFTRMNHIFIVPVMAGLTAVVDEVVKAGIDLGFVREPSPGRHHKSIAIARNVLQSVEPEAAEKFRLRYYP; this is encoded by the coding sequence ATGAAGCAGCCGCTGACCGATGTTTACGGCTCCTCGTCATGCGTGGGTTGCCACGGCATGACCGCGATGGGCGGACTCGGCCCGCCCCTTGCCCAGACCAAGCTCAAGGAAGTCGAGTTCCTAGCCACGGTGCGTAAGGGACGTGGCATGATGCCTGGCACGAGTCTCGCCCAAATGGACGACGGCAAGGCCCGGTCGGTCTATCAAGAAGTCCGGACTAGAGCGTGGGACGAGACCCAGATCCCGATCGCCTTTAAAGTCGGCGCGCTCCTCTCGACCCGGAACGTGGGGCATCTCTTCTTGGCGGCAGGGATCGTGTCCTTGCTTTTGAGCCTGTGGGTGCTCAGGTACTGGCTGAAGCTCGCCCAATTGAGAGACCTGAAACCGGCCCTGGCCCGCTTGGGTTATGGGCGCGTAACAGCCGTCTTCCTGCGGTCGCTCGTGGTCGACGGTCTCTTCGTCTCGTCCCTCTGGGCGTCAAGCAAGAAGCGTTGGGCGATGCATGGCCTGATGCTCTATGGGTTCCTCGGGCTTGGACTGGCGGACATCCTGATGCAGGTGAACGACCCCGCACGGGCCAAGCTTCCCCTCGACCATCCGGTGAAAATTCTGGCGGTCGTATGCGGGGCGGCGGTGATCACCGGTGTCCTGTACGTTATGGTCCGTTACCGGACGGACAAGTTCATCGACAATGGGGTGACGCTCGGGCGCGATTTCCTGTTCGTAAACCTGCTGCTGCATTCGGTCTTCAGCGGATTCCTGACGGTCGTCCTCGGCCGGACAGGTGCGTTCACGTGGGTCATGCCCGTGTACATCTACCATCTCCTGACCGTGCTGACCTTGATCGTCAGCATGCCGTTCACCCGGATGAACCACATCTTCATCGTGCCCGTCATGGCGGGGTTGACCGCCGTCGTCGACGAAGTGGTCAAAGCCGGGATCGATCTCGGGTTCGTCCGCGAACCCTCGCCAGGTCGGCACCACAAGTCCATCGCGATCGCGAGAAACGTGCTGCAGTCCGTCGAACCGGAGGCGGCGGAGAAGTTCCGTCTGCGCTACTACCCGTAA
- a CDS encoding ubiquinol-cytochrome c reductase iron-sulfur subunit has protein sequence MCEGNCENCKNQKVETDPKRRSFLSWSVGAINLAVLGGIFTPVIGFIGSPLRQKPKDDWIDVIGQDEIPVGATREVRFKAKVVDGYQTVTREYVVFLKRYPEKIVAFDPACTHLGCRILYKDDQKKYLCPCHGGVFDEDGKVVSGPPPRALTEHAVRIKDGRVFVDRRLTDAT, from the coding sequence ATGTGCGAAGGAAACTGCGAAAACTGTAAGAATCAAAAAGTTGAAACCGATCCGAAACGGAGGTCGTTTCTTTCCTGGTCCGTCGGAGCGATCAACCTCGCCGTACTTGGCGGGATCTTCACTCCGGTGATCGGGTTCATCGGATCACCTTTGAGACAGAAGCCGAAGGACGACTGGATCGACGTCATCGGTCAAGACGAAATCCCGGTCGGAGCGACGCGAGAAGTCCGCTTCAAAGCGAAGGTGGTCGACGGTTACCAGACGGTCACCCGGGAATACGTCGTGTTCCTGAAGCGCTATCCCGAGAAGATCGTCGCCTTCGATCCGGCATGCACCCACTTGGGATGCCGGATCCTCTACAAAGACGATCAGAAGAAATATCTCTGCCCCTGTCACGGCGGGGTGTTCGATGAAGACGGAAAGGTCGTCAGCGGTCCGCCGCCGCGGGCGCTGACCGAGCACGCCGTCAGGATCAAAGACGGCCGCGTTTTCGTCGACAGGAGGTTGACCGATGCCACATGA
- a CDS encoding cytochrome bc complex cytochrome b subunit, translated as MPHDVLSPEEPVVGKHVKSEQEQLVADRPSIKDWTDLRLGWWGFVRKNLDEPMPPGVGWWQTLGNLLMTLLAFQFVTGLALAMFYSPGTESAYLSVKHINEGHPVGLFVRGLHVWGSTLIVCVTVAHVLRVFFWGSYKKPRELTWVVGVMIFNVILGFSFTGYLLPWDQKAFWATTVGTRIAGTLPVVGQGLMTLIRGGEEVGALTLTRFYAIHIMVLPAALMGFTALHLYLVRRHHIAGPVVPQKGEPVKFYPNQLFKDAIVVLLGVGILAYMSLSMPPSLEAIADPTGADFAPRPEWYFLGMYELLKIMPAGWEVLATAVIPGFVTVGMLLVPWIDRAKSRHPAYRHWTIVAGTAVILMIGIMTLKGILETPPEHKAAHAAEKVSVGTPEVTPVPRLESGR; from the coding sequence ATGCCACATGATGTCCTGTCCCCGGAAGAGCCCGTCGTCGGCAAGCACGTCAAGTCCGAGCAAGAACAGCTCGTTGCGGACCGCCCCAGTATCAAGGATTGGACCGACCTGCGCCTTGGCTGGTGGGGGTTCGTCCGCAAGAACCTGGACGAGCCGATGCCTCCCGGAGTCGGCTGGTGGCAGACCCTCGGCAACCTCCTCATGACGCTGTTGGCCTTCCAGTTCGTGACGGGGCTGGCTCTGGCCATGTTCTATTCACCCGGTACTGAGAGCGCGTACCTCAGTGTCAAACACATCAACGAAGGACATCCGGTCGGCCTGTTCGTCCGGGGACTCCATGTCTGGGGCTCGACACTGATCGTATGCGTCACCGTCGCACACGTCTTACGGGTCTTCTTCTGGGGCTCTTATAAGAAGCCGAGAGAGTTGACCTGGGTCGTCGGTGTGATGATCTTCAACGTCATCCTCGGCTTTTCCTTCACGGGTTATCTGCTGCCTTGGGACCAGAAGGCGTTCTGGGCCACGACGGTCGGCACCCGTATCGCAGGAACGTTGCCCGTCGTCGGACAAGGCCTTATGACGCTCATCCGAGGAGGTGAAGAAGTCGGCGCGCTCACCCTGACTCGGTTCTACGCGATCCACATCATGGTCTTGCCCGCAGCGCTGATGGGCTTCACGGCGCTCCACCTCTATCTTGTCCGGCGGCACCACATCGCCGGCCCGGTAGTCCCGCAAAAGGGCGAGCCCGTCAAGTTTTATCCCAACCAACTGTTCAAGGACGCGATCGTCGTCCTGCTCGGAGTCGGGATCCTGGCCTACATGTCGTTGTCCATGCCGCCTTCGCTCGAGGCGATCGCCGACCCTACCGGTGCCGACTTCGCCCCCCGACCCGAGTGGTACTTCCTTGGCATGTACGAGCTCCTGAAAATCATGCCTGCGGGTTGGGAAGTGCTCGCGACGGCGGTGATCCCAGGCTTCGTGACAGTCGGCATGCTCCTCGTCCCTTGGATCGACCGGGCCAAATCGCGACACCCGGCCTATAGGCATTGGACTATTGTCGCTGGAACGGCCGTGATCCTGATGATCGGGATCATGACCCTCAAAGGCATCCTTGAGACACCACCAGAACACAAGGCGGCGCATGCCGCAGAGAAGGTTTCGGTCGGGACGCCCGAGGTCACTCCTGTCCCGCGCCTGGAATCCGGCCGCTGA
- a CDS encoding NarK/NasA family nitrate transporter has translation MSDRSASNRILFMNTLAFTVCFAVWTLYGVLITFLVDNQVLVADKAKIGWLIGIPVLSGSLLRLPVGMLTERFGGKPVTIGVMLFSAVSVYLTSFAETFGQFMLGGLAFGTAGSAFAVGIAYTSVWFPKKSQGTALGVFGVGNAGSAFTTLAAPTLLATFTKGGTVIEGWRALPQVYGAALVVMTLVFAMTTQNRTDKDASAKSAVQMLAPLRDVRVWRFGLYYFLVFGAFVALAQWLVPYYLNVYGVSLAVAGAMASAFSLPSGVVRALGGWASDRFGARATMYWVLGSCAVLFALLVAPRMEILSPGEGVMADSPGEVVAVSPTEVQVRAKDGPVKTYKLKQAPTAQVREGELIFPTFESWQAPAVTVGQTVKKKELVAKGTTHVFFQANMWVFTVIVFLAGIMMGVGKAAVYKHIPEYFPHDVGVVGGLVGVIGGLGGFFCPILFGAVLNATGLWSTCWLFLGALAVVCLVWMHLVILKMAAHQKIEHAQD, from the coding sequence ATGTCAGATCGCTCTGCATCGAACCGTATCCTCTTCATGAACACGCTGGCCTTTACGGTCTGCTTCGCCGTATGGACGCTCTACGGGGTCTTGATCACGTTCCTTGTCGACAACCAGGTGCTCGTCGCGGACAAGGCGAAGATCGGCTGGCTCATCGGCATCCCTGTCCTGTCGGGCTCCTTGTTGAGGCTCCCCGTCGGGATGCTGACCGAGCGGTTCGGCGGGAAGCCCGTCACCATCGGGGTCATGCTGTTCTCAGCGGTCTCGGTGTACCTGACAAGCTTTGCGGAGACCTTCGGCCAGTTCATGCTTGGTGGCTTGGCATTCGGGACGGCGGGCTCGGCGTTCGCGGTCGGCATCGCTTACACGTCGGTCTGGTTCCCGAAGAAGAGCCAAGGCACGGCGTTGGGCGTGTTCGGGGTCGGCAACGCGGGTTCGGCGTTCACGACGCTGGCCGCCCCGACTCTGCTCGCCACGTTCACGAAAGGCGGGACCGTCATCGAAGGCTGGCGCGCGTTGCCGCAGGTCTATGGCGCGGCGTTGGTCGTCATGACCCTCGTCTTCGCCATGACGACCCAGAACCGGACGGACAAGGACGCCTCGGCGAAGAGCGCCGTGCAGATGCTCGCCCCCTTGCGCGACGTCCGCGTCTGGCGCTTCGGGCTCTATTACTTCCTCGTCTTCGGAGCCTTCGTCGCGCTCGCGCAGTGGCTCGTCCCGTACTACTTGAACGTCTACGGCGTGTCGCTCGCCGTAGCGGGGGCCATGGCTTCGGCGTTCAGTCTTCCCAGCGGGGTCGTCCGGGCCCTCGGAGGCTGGGCGTCCGACCGGTTCGGTGCCCGGGCGACGATGTACTGGGTGCTCGGCAGTTGCGCGGTGTTGTTCGCCCTCCTCGTCGCTCCGCGCATGGAGATATTGTCGCCGGGCGAAGGCGTGATGGCGGACAGTCCGGGCGAGGTCGTCGCGGTCTCCCCGACGGAGGTCCAAGTCCGCGCCAAAGACGGTCCGGTCAAGACGTACAAGTTGAAGCAGGCCCCGACGGCGCAAGTCCGGGAGGGCGAACTCATCTTCCCGACGTTCGAGTCGTGGCAAGCTCCGGCCGTCACGGTCGGCCAAACGGTGAAGAAGAAGGAGCTCGTCGCCAAGGGGACGACGCACGTGTTCTTCCAAGCCAACATGTGGGTGTTCACGGTGATCGTCTTCCTTGCCGGCATCATGATGGGCGTGGGAAAGGCAGCGGTCTACAAGCACATCCCGGAGTACTTCCCCCACGACGTCGGCGTCGTCGGCGGGCTGGTCGGCGTGATCGGTGGCCTCGGGGGGTTCTTCTGCCCGATCCTCTTCGGGGCGGTCTTGAACGCGACAGGCCTTTGGTCGACGTGCTGGCTGTTCCTGGGCGCCTTGGCCGTCGTGTGCCTCGTCTGGATGCATCTCGTCATCCTCAAGATGGCCGCCCATCAGAAGATCGAGCACGCACAGGACTAG